One Hordeum vulgare subsp. vulgare chromosome 4H, MorexV3_pseudomolecules_assembly, whole genome shotgun sequence DNA window includes the following coding sequences:
- the LOC123448705 gene encoding uncharacterized protein LOC123448705 isoform X1 — MAGGGHGVAVRRGGLPRRPVGRAAARRARPHPRGGRPRARRPPPLPRRHRRSRPTPPGLRRLDQSHAEKTRAPRFLLGANPRTGPSCSWDNGSAMALPPLNEGDLATPAALRAPADVISRVFSQPDCVDLLSCSLVCRATRRVEDGVHGAWNLQCLSVRITHRRAQLAPSEACEPGALDLQPGRAPELHCHKYIHWCPLISDEG, encoded by the exons ATGGCAGGAGGAGGCCATGGCGTTGCTGTCCGCCGCGGCGGCCTGCCGCGCCGCCCCGTCGGCCGTGCCGCTGCTCGACGCGCTCGGCCTCATCCTCGCGGAGGACGTCCGCGCGCCCGACGCCCTCCCCCCCTTCCGCGCCGCCATCGACGCTCCCGTCCTACCCCGCCGGGTCTCCGCCGTTTGGACCAATCACACGCGGAGAAGACGAGAGCTCCACGATTCCTTCTAGGAGCCAATCCAAGAACTGGGCCTTCTTGTTCTTGGGATAACGGATCGGCCATGGCGCTGCCGCCACTAAATGAAGGGGACCTCGCCACGCCGGCCGCGCTGCGGGCGCCGGCGGACGTGATCTCCCGTGTCTTCTCGCAGCCGGACTGCGTCGACCTCCTCAGCTGCTCCCTCGTCTGCAG AGCTACGAGAAGAGTGGAGGATGGAGTACATGGCGCCTGGAACTTGCAGTGCCTCAGTGTCCGGATAACCCATCGTCGTGCCCAACTTGCTCCATCAGAAGCCTGCGAACCTGGTGCCCTTGACCTTCAACCAGGCAGGGCACCAGAGTTGCACTGCCATAAGTATATTCACT GGTGTCCACTGATCAGTGATGAAGGTTGA
- the LOC123448705 gene encoding uncharacterized protein LOC123448705 isoform X2, with protein MAGGGHGVAVRRGGLPRRPVGRAAARRARPHPRGGRPRARRPPPLPRRHRRSRPTPPGLRRLDQSHAEKTRAPRFLLGANPRTGPSCSWDNGSAMALPPLNEGDLATPAALRAPADVISRVFSQPDCVDLLSCSLVCR; from the exons ATGGCAGGAGGAGGCCATGGCGTTGCTGTCCGCCGCGGCGGCCTGCCGCGCCGCCCCGTCGGCCGTGCCGCTGCTCGACGCGCTCGGCCTCATCCTCGCGGAGGACGTCCGCGCGCCCGACGCCCTCCCCCCCTTCCGCGCCGCCATCGACGCTCCCGTCCTACCCCGCCGGGTCTCCGCCGTTTGGACCAATCACACGCGGAGAAGACGAGAGCTCCACGATTCCTTCTAGGAGCCAATCCAAGAACTGGGCCTTCTTGTTCTTGGGATAACGGATCGGCCATGGCGCTGCCGCCACTAAATGAAGGGGACCTCGCCACGCCGGCCGCGCTGCGGGCGCCGGCGGACGTGATCTCCCGTGTCTTCTCGCAGCCGGACTGCGTCGACCTCCTCAGCTGCTCCCTCGTCTGCAG GTAA